A genomic stretch from Desulfovibrio porci includes:
- the glmU gene encoding bifunctional UDP-N-acetylglucosamine diphosphorylase/glucosamine-1-phosphate N-acetyltransferase GlmU, protein MPKNAALILAAGKGTRMHSNRPKVLQTLLGEPMLAYVRAALRPVFDEDVWMVVGHRAEMVEAAFPDARLVFQTEQLGTGHALMRALPALSEAGCTHLLVVNGDAPLLSETLVRDFLAEADGAELAFATIVLDNPGAYGRVVRKQGRVLGIVEAKDYDPARHGPESGEVNAGMYQLSLAAVESLLPRLGNDNKSGEYYITDLIGLAVAENYTVRGVECGRDDSLLGVNSPLELSRMEELLRARTAEQLLASGVILHAPDLIRVSPLARIEPGAELTGPCEICGRTEIRRGASVASHCVVRDCLIREGAEIRSFSHLEGARVGEGALVGPFARLRPGAELEAESHVGNFVELKKACLGKGAKANHLSYLGDARIGAGANIGAGTITCNYDGKHKYQTSIGEKAFIGSNTALVAPVSVGDNALVGAGSVITKDVPADEMGIARGRQKNFPRRG, encoded by the coding sequence ATGCCGAAAAACGCGGCTCTTATTCTGGCGGCGGGCAAGGGCACCCGCATGCATTCAAACCGCCCCAAAGTTCTGCAGACCCTGCTGGGCGAGCCCATGCTGGCCTATGTGCGCGCGGCCCTGCGGCCGGTTTTTGATGAAGACGTCTGGATGGTGGTGGGCCATCGGGCAGAAATGGTGGAAGCGGCCTTTCCGGACGCGCGCCTGGTCTTCCAGACCGAACAGCTTGGCACGGGGCACGCCCTGATGCGGGCCCTGCCGGCGCTTTCCGAGGCGGGCTGCACCCATCTGCTCGTGGTCAACGGCGACGCGCCCCTGCTTTCCGAAACGCTGGTGCGTGACTTCCTGGCCGAAGCCGACGGCGCGGAACTGGCTTTCGCCACCATTGTGCTGGACAATCCCGGCGCTTACGGCCGGGTGGTGCGCAAGCAGGGGCGGGTGCTCGGCATTGTGGAGGCCAAGGATTATGATCCGGCCCGCCACGGCCCGGAAAGCGGCGAAGTCAACGCGGGCATGTACCAGCTCAGCCTGGCCGCCGTGGAAAGCCTGCTGCCGCGTCTGGGCAACGACAACAAGAGCGGCGAGTATTACATCACCGATCTTATCGGTCTGGCCGTGGCGGAAAACTATACCGTGCGCGGCGTGGAGTGCGGGCGGGACGACAGCCTGCTGGGCGTCAACTCCCCGCTGGAGCTTTCCCGCATGGAAGAGCTGCTGCGCGCCCGCACGGCGGAACAGCTTCTGGCCTCGGGCGTGATTCTGCACGCGCCGGACCTGATCCGCGTGAGCCCGCTGGCCCGGATTGAGCCCGGCGCGGAACTGACCGGCCCCTGTGAAATCTGCGGGCGCACGGAAATCCGGCGCGGCGCTTCCGTGGCCTCGCATTGCGTGGTGCGTGACTGCCTGATCCGTGAGGGCGCGGAAATTCGTTCTTTCTCGCACCTTGAAGGCGCGCGGGTGGGCGAGGGCGCGCTGGTGGGACCCTTTGCGCGTTTGCGCCCCGGCGCGGAGCTGGAGGCCGAATCCCACGTGGGCAATTTCGTGGAGCTGAAAAAGGCCTGCCTGGGCAAGGGGGCCAAGGCCAACCACCTGAGCTACCTGGGCGACGCCCGGATCGGCGCGGGCGCGAACATCGGCGCGGGGACCATCACCTGCAATTACGACGGCAAGCACAAATATCAGACCAGCATCGGGGAAAAAGCCTTTATCGGCAGCAACACGGCCCTGGTGGCGCCGGTCAGCGTGGGCGACAACGCCCTGGTGGGCGCGGGCTCGGTCATCACCAAGGACGTGCCCGCCGATGAGATGGGCATAGCCCGTGGGCGTCAGAAGAATTTCCCCCGAAGGGGATAG
- the zapB gene encoding cell division protein ZapB, with protein sequence MELLEQLESRVTELLDKLDRLEAENVRLRAESSAVVAEKAVLEEENRKLRDALTQEEHLRVEALKRIDALLRRIQEHDSVE encoded by the coding sequence ATGGAACTTCTGGAACAGCTTGAATCCCGTGTTACGGAACTTTTGGACAAACTGGACCGCCTTGAAGCGGAAAATGTCCGCCTCCGTGCCGAGTCCTCCGCCGTTGTGGCGGAAAAGGCCGTTCTGGAAGAGGAAAACCGCAAGCTGCGCGATGCTCTGACACAGGAGGAACATTTGCGCGTTGAAGCGCTCAAGCGCATTGACGCCCTGCTGCGCCGCATTCAAGAGCACGACAGTGT